A genomic window from Brassica oleracea var. oleracea cultivar TO1000 chromosome C8, BOL, whole genome shotgun sequence includes:
- the LOC106310002 gene encoding uncharacterized protein LOC106310002 isoform X2 yields MAGSLTASVHRGNAEASETSRWLISFARFIPFPSPPSPYPGLVPLGKRELSSSPIGTWLSTSFSKVYLTLVDEVNGSDAILSVELAGKILEEHYISKLNFSWPHMTCVSGFPSRGSRAILVSYMDSENEIQKFALRFSTCDAAVTFVAALKEKLSGFEEAGIQEHETRPEASFQSDYNPGNEIIPSYVPEMLPRLECQQSLYPQQFATEEEPNMVKPPESYVLEMQPRLEYQTCQTFYEPQIATVEEPTMVKHIGSYVREMQPRLGYQAGQTLYPPHATLSQIPNDPFINLPPSFTTLLSGCFPNSSLDAGQATVKQDPDLKSQILKHMEDSSFQDMLQKVERIMEEIGGNWIL; encoded by the exons ATGGCGGGATCCCTAACTGCATCAGTCCACCGAGGAAACGCGGAGGCTTCAGAAACTTCCCGATGGCTAATCAGCTTCGCTCGGTTTATTCCGTTTCCGTCTCCTCCATCTCCGTATCCAGGACTCGTTCCTCTCGGAAAGAGGGAGCTGAGCTCGTCGCCCATAGGGACGTGGCTGTCGACGTCCTTCTCGAAGGTGTATCTCACTCTGGTGGACGAAGTGAACGGATCCGATGCGATTCTCTCCGTCGAACTCGCCGGCAAAATCCTC GAAGAACACTACATTTCGAAGCTGAACTTCTCGTGGCCTCACATGACGTGCGTTTCTGGGTTCCCATCTCGTGGCAGCCGAGCGATTCTCGTTAGCTACATGGATTCCGAAAACGAG ATTCAAAAGTTCGCTTTAAGGTTCTCCACATGTGATGCAGCTGTAACCTTTGTAGCAGCTCTCAAG GAGAAACTCAGTGGCTTTGAGGAAGCTGGGATACAGGAACATGAAACCAGGCCCGAGGCTAGTTTCCAGTCAGATTACAACCCTGGAAATGAGATTATCCCCAG TTATGTTCCTGAAATGCTACCAAGGCTCGAGTGTCAACAATCCTTATACCCACAACAATTCGCCACTGAGGAAGAGCCAAACATGGTTAAACCTCCTGAAAGTTATGTTCTTGAAATGCAACCAAGGCTTGAGTATCAAACTTGTCAAACATTCTATGAACCACAAATCGCCACTGTGGAGGAGCCAACCATGGTTAAACATATTGGTAGCTATGTCCGTGAAATGCAACCAAGGCTTGGCTATCAAGCTGGACAAACCTTATACCCACCACACGCCACCCTTAGTCAAATCCCTAACGATCCTTTCATTAACCTCCCTCCGAGTTTCACCACCTTACTCTCTGGTTGCTTCCCCAACTCCTCTCTAG ATGCAGGCCAAGCAACTGTAAAGCAGGATCCTGATCTAAAGTCACAGATACTG AAGCACATGGAAGATTCTTCATTTCAAG ACATGCTGCAGAAAGTTGAGAGAATTATGGAAGAAATCGGAGGTAACTGGATTCTCTGA
- the LOC106309368 gene encoding katanin p80 WD40 repeat-containing subunit B1 homolog: MKDLGAPMKILGMEIFRDREKDLFLSQKAYINEALTRLMISSDKPICISCTANVHLTTYMRNASGTSGAEKRIWYIWHLKVHLIWDIRKKGCIQTYKGHTRGISTVKFTPDGRWLVSGGLDNVVKVWDITAGKLLHEFKFHDGPIRSLDSHPLEFLLATGSADRTVKF; the protein is encoded by the exons ATGAAGGACTTGGGTGCACCAATGAAGATTCTAGGGATGGAGATCTTCAGAGATAGGGAGAAGGACTTGTTCTTGTCACAGAAGGCCTACATTAATGAGGCGTTGACAAGGCTCATGATATCTTCAGATAAACCTATCTGTATTTCGTGCACTGCAAATGTTCATCTCACCACGTATATG AGAAACGCATCTGGTACATCTGGCGCAGAGAAACGCATATGGTACATCTGGCACTTGAAGGTGCATCTG ATTTGGGATATCAGAAAGAAAGGATGCATCCAAACGTATAAAGGTCACACTCGTGGCATTAGTACTGTCAAATTTACTCCTGATGGTCGTTGGTTGGTGTCTGGTGGACTTGACAACGTTGTAAAG GTTTGGGATATAACTGCCGGAAAGCTCTTGCATGAGTTTAAGTTTCATGATGGACCTATCCGTTCCCTAGACTCCCACCCTCTTGAGTTTCTCCTAGCCACTG GTTCTGCTGACAGGACTGTGAAGTTCTGA
- the LOC106310002 gene encoding uncharacterized protein LOC106310002 isoform X1: MAGSLTASVHRGNAEASETSRWLISFARFIPFPSPPSPYPGLVPLGKRELSSSPIGTWLSTSFSKVYLTLVDEVNGSDAILSVELAGKILEEHYISKLNFSWPHMTCVSGFPSRGSRAILVSYMDSENEATSLHSILFWKFSGINILSNVLVDNGSRVRYSSCVIESLLFTVIVKLLLQIQKFALRFSTCDAAVTFVAALKEKLSGFEEAGIQEHETRPEASFQSDYNPGNEIIPSYVPEMLPRLECQQSLYPQQFATEEEPNMVKPPESYVLEMQPRLEYQTCQTFYEPQIATVEEPTMVKHIGSYVREMQPRLGYQAGQTLYPPHATLSQIPNDPFINLPPSFTTLLSGCFPNSSLDAGQATVKQDPDLKSQILKHMEDSSFQDMLQKVERIMEEIGGNWIL, from the exons ATGGCGGGATCCCTAACTGCATCAGTCCACCGAGGAAACGCGGAGGCTTCAGAAACTTCCCGATGGCTAATCAGCTTCGCTCGGTTTATTCCGTTTCCGTCTCCTCCATCTCCGTATCCAGGACTCGTTCCTCTCGGAAAGAGGGAGCTGAGCTCGTCGCCCATAGGGACGTGGCTGTCGACGTCCTTCTCGAAGGTGTATCTCACTCTGGTGGACGAAGTGAACGGATCCGATGCGATTCTCTCCGTCGAACTCGCCGGCAAAATCCTC GAAGAACACTACATTTCGAAGCTGAACTTCTCGTGGCCTCACATGACGTGCGTTTCTGGGTTCCCATCTCGTGGCAGCCGAGCGATTCTCGTTAGCTACATGGATTCCGAAAACGAGGCAACCTCCTTACACTCGATTCTCTTTTGGAAATTTTCTGGAATAAACATACTGTCTAATGTGCTTGTTGATAATGGTTCACGAGTTAGATACTCCAGCTGTGTGATTGAAAGCCTATTGTTTACTGTGATTGTTAAGCTTCTTCTCCAGATTCAAAAGTTCGCTTTAAGGTTCTCCACATGTGATGCAGCTGTAACCTTTGTAGCAGCTCTCAAG GAGAAACTCAGTGGCTTTGAGGAAGCTGGGATACAGGAACATGAAACCAGGCCCGAGGCTAGTTTCCAGTCAGATTACAACCCTGGAAATGAGATTATCCCCAG TTATGTTCCTGAAATGCTACCAAGGCTCGAGTGTCAACAATCCTTATACCCACAACAATTCGCCACTGAGGAAGAGCCAAACATGGTTAAACCTCCTGAAAGTTATGTTCTTGAAATGCAACCAAGGCTTGAGTATCAAACTTGTCAAACATTCTATGAACCACAAATCGCCACTGTGGAGGAGCCAACCATGGTTAAACATATTGGTAGCTATGTCCGTGAAATGCAACCAAGGCTTGGCTATCAAGCTGGACAAACCTTATACCCACCACACGCCACCCTTAGTCAAATCCCTAACGATCCTTTCATTAACCTCCCTCCGAGTTTCACCACCTTACTCTCTGGTTGCTTCCCCAACTCCTCTCTAG ATGCAGGCCAAGCAACTGTAAAGCAGGATCCTGATCTAAAGTCACAGATACTG AAGCACATGGAAGATTCTTCATTTCAAG ACATGCTGCAGAAAGTTGAGAGAATTATGGAAGAAATCGGAGGTAACTGGATTCTCTGA